Proteins from one Mesorhizobium sp. M9A.F.Ca.ET.002.03.1.2 genomic window:
- a CDS encoding isoprenylcysteine carboxylmethyltransferase family protein, translating into MRIRQAIAGSALFLVAAPGVVAGLLPWLLTDRYRLPWSTLPGLVPVGWVLVVVATALLLHAFARFALEGLGTPAPVAPTERLVVGGIYRHVRNPMYLAVLSIILGQALLFSSWVLVAYATIAAIAMVSFVKFHEEPTLARRYGADYEAYRHAVPGWLPRLTPWRG; encoded by the coding sequence ATGAGGATACGTCAGGCGATCGCCGGCAGCGCGCTGTTCCTCGTCGCAGCGCCCGGCGTGGTCGCGGGATTGCTGCCCTGGCTGTTGACCGATCGCTATCGTCTGCCATGGTCGACCCTGCCCGGCTTGGTCCCGGTCGGCTGGGTTCTGGTTGTCGTCGCGACGGCCTTGCTGCTTCATGCCTTCGCCCGTTTTGCGCTCGAAGGCCTGGGCACACCGGCCCCGGTCGCGCCGACGGAGCGACTGGTCGTCGGCGGCATCTACCGCCATGTCCGCAACCCGATGTATCTGGCGGTGCTGTCGATCATCCTTGGCCAGGCGCTGCTGTTTTCGAGCTGGGTGCTCGTCGCCTATGCCACTATCGCCGCCATCGCCATGGTCTCGTTCGTGAAGTTCCATGAGGAACCGACGCTTGCCCGCCGCTATGGCGCCGACTACGAGGCCTACCGCCATGCCGTTCCCGGCTGGCTGCCTCGCCTGACGCCGTGGCGTGGATGA